Proteins from a single region of Limosilactobacillus fermentum:
- the mutL gene encoding DNA mismatch repair endonuclease MutL translates to MGKIHELDSVLADQIAAGEVIERPASIVKELAENSLDANSHRIDIIVEEAGLKSVRVIDDGQGIEADDVARAFLRHATSKIADKGDLFKVTTMGFRGEALPSIASVADVLLTTATGGAAGSQIHIKGGEILAHGQASARPGTDILVSDLFYNTPARLKYLKSPHTELARIVDIVNRLALANPTVAFSLTHDGKEVFRSAGNGNLKQVVAAIYGVQAGRKMVEVKGEDPNFKVSGLVSLPELTRAGRQYMTIMINHRYVRNFQLTKALVAGYRSKLMVGRYPLAVINIDLDPVLVDVNVHPAKREVRLSMEPQLVDLLERVVSQAIDQQNLIPDVGDRADELLTREQTVHAPRSAAPRVSERASDEPPAWQPSPTSGEPVIISRRSELASPAVQAFDRRYQNEEVATPFGAQADAKVSQAQPAVEQVSLDIDDRGDVASERFPDLTYLGQLHGTYLLAQASDGLYIVDQHAAQERINYEYYREEIGKVSADQQNFLTPLVLNYSLADALKIQQHQAVLAACGLKLEPFGQNSFMLASHPTWFVAGQEEDTAREMIDWVLASGKLSVKDFRAKAAIMMSCKRAIKANHRLDERQAKALLARLPQCENPFNCPHGRPVTIHFTTTDLEKLFKRIQESHQPFADDFDDHED, encoded by the coding sequence ATGGGCAAGATCCATGAATTAGATAGCGTCTTAGCCGACCAGATTGCGGCCGGCGAGGTGATTGAACGCCCCGCCTCAATCGTGAAGGAATTGGCGGAAAATTCCCTGGACGCTAACAGCCACCGAATCGACATCATCGTTGAAGAAGCGGGGCTCAAGAGCGTGCGGGTGATTGACGATGGCCAGGGGATCGAAGCAGACGACGTGGCCCGGGCTTTTTTGCGCCACGCCACCAGTAAGATCGCCGATAAAGGCGACCTCTTTAAGGTGACGACGATGGGTTTTCGCGGCGAAGCCCTGCCCAGCATTGCTTCGGTAGCGGATGTCTTGTTAACCACGGCGACTGGCGGGGCGGCGGGCAGCCAGATCCACATTAAGGGGGGCGAGATCCTCGCCCACGGCCAGGCCAGTGCCCGACCGGGGACCGACATCTTGGTTAGCGACCTCTTTTACAACACCCCGGCCCGCCTCAAGTACTTGAAGTCGCCCCACACCGAGTTAGCCCGGATTGTGGACATCGTTAACCGCCTCGCCCTGGCCAACCCCACCGTGGCCTTTTCCTTGACCCATGACGGCAAGGAGGTCTTTCGCTCGGCAGGGAACGGTAATTTAAAACAGGTCGTCGCCGCTATTTATGGGGTCCAAGCCGGGCGTAAGATGGTTGAGGTTAAAGGAGAAGACCCGAACTTCAAGGTATCTGGTTTGGTCTCGTTGCCCGAGTTAACCCGGGCCGGGCGCCAGTACATGACGATCATGATTAACCACCGCTACGTTCGGAACTTCCAGCTGACCAAGGCCCTGGTGGCCGGTTACCGCTCCAAGTTAATGGTGGGCCGCTACCCGCTAGCGGTGATCAACATTGACCTCGATCCGGTGCTCGTGGATGTCAACGTCCACCCGGCTAAACGAGAGGTTCGCTTGAGCATGGAACCCCAGTTAGTGGACTTACTTGAGCGGGTCGTCAGCCAGGCCATCGACCAACAGAACCTGATTCCCGACGTTGGTGACCGGGCCGACGAACTTTTAACCAGGGAGCAGACCGTTCACGCCCCGAGAAGCGCCGCCCCCCGGGTCAGCGAACGGGCCAGCGACGAGCCGCCGGCCTGGCAGCCCAGCCCGACCAGTGGGGAACCGGTGATTATTAGTCGCCGTAGCGAATTAGCTAGCCCGGCGGTGCAAGCCTTTGACCGGCGCTACCAAAATGAAGAAGTGGCGACCCCCTTTGGCGCCCAGGCGGACGCGAAGGTTAGCCAGGCGCAACCGGCGGTGGAACAGGTGAGCCTAGACATCGACGACCGGGGCGACGTCGCGAGCGAACGTTTCCCGGACCTTACCTACCTGGGGCAGCTCCACGGGACCTACCTGTTGGCCCAAGCCTCAGATGGGCTGTACATTGTTGACCAACACGCCGCCCAGGAGCGGATCAATTACGAATACTACCGTGAAGAGATTGGCAAGGTCTCTGCCGACCAGCAAAACTTTTTGACCCCCTTGGTTTTAAACTACTCCTTAGCCGACGCCTTAAAGATCCAACAACACCAAGCAGTGTTAGCCGCCTGCGGCCTAAAACTAGAGCCGTTTGGGCAAAACAGTTTTATGCTCGCTAGCCACCCGACCTGGTTTGTGGCGGGCCAAGAAGAGGATACCGCCCGCGAGATGATCGATTGGGTTTTGGCCAGTGGCAAGCTGAGCGTCAAGGACTTCCGGGCCAAGGCGGCGATCATGATGTCTTGCAAGCGGGCGATTAAGGCTAACCACCGTTTGGACGAACGCCAGGCCAAGGCACTGTTGGCCCGCCTGCCCCAGTGTGAGAACCCCTTTAACTGTCCCCACGGCCGGCCGGTAACGATTCACTTTACCACCACCGACTTGGAGAAGCTCTTTAAGCGGATCCAAGAGTCCCACCAACCCTTTGCCGACGACTTTGACGACCACGAGGACTAA